A genomic segment from Curtobacterium sp. MCSS17_007 encodes:
- a CDS encoding DUF4245 domain-containing protein, which translates to MTDPDGRPIVAELGRPETPEETWARKDAARRTRREHQTAFNLVLALIASLGIVLFLVAVVVRPDQTVDRTVDYQQIAAQANVPGVTLAAPDLPDDFSSNRADYQDRTSDQVAVWTVGLVTPDRQYIGLQQGIDANASWVANQLDQKPATGDRTIDGTKWTVYDRRDEGKDAGNHAYSLVHTFDRNTIVLSGTADDASFTTLAEAVTAQFAD; encoded by the coding sequence GTGACCGACCCCGACGGACGCCCGATCGTCGCCGAGCTCGGCCGCCCCGAGACCCCCGAGGAGACCTGGGCGCGGAAGGACGCCGCACGGCGCACCCGCCGCGAGCACCAGACCGCGTTCAACCTCGTCCTCGCGCTCATCGCCTCGCTCGGCATCGTGCTCTTCCTGGTGGCCGTGGTGGTCCGCCCCGACCAGACGGTGGACCGCACCGTCGACTACCAGCAGATCGCCGCCCAGGCGAACGTGCCGGGCGTGACCCTCGCCGCACCCGACCTGCCGGACGACTTCTCCTCGAACCGCGCCGACTACCAGGACCGGACGTCCGACCAGGTCGCGGTGTGGACCGTCGGTCTCGTCACCCCGGACCGCCAGTACATCGGTCTGCAGCAGGGCATCGACGCGAACGCGTCGTGGGTGGCGAACCAGCTCGACCAGAAGCCGGCAACGGGCGACCGCACCATCGACGGCACGAAGTGGACCGTGTACGACCGCCGCGACGAGGGCAAGGACGCGGGCAACCACGCGTACTCGCTCGTCCACACCTTCGACCGCAACACCATCGTCCTGTCCGGCACGGCCGACGACGCGTCCTTCACGACGCTCGCGGAGGCCGTGACCGCGCAGTTCGCGGACTGA
- a CDS encoding exodeoxyribonuclease VII small subunit — protein sequence MSTQQEPVPSDVQSLSYEAARDELVRVVAELEQGSATLERSLTLWERGESLAARCEEWLVGARARLDAARAASAGAADQDGAAR from the coding sequence GTGTCGACCCAGCAGGAACCCGTGCCGTCCGACGTGCAGTCGTTGAGCTACGAGGCAGCGCGCGACGAACTCGTGCGCGTCGTCGCCGAGCTCGAGCAGGGGTCCGCCACGCTCGAGCGGTCGCTGACGCTCTGGGAGCGGGGTGAGTCGCTCGCCGCCCGCTGCGAGGAGTGGCTCGTCGGTGCCCGGGCCCGCCTCGACGCCGCTCGTGCCGCCTCGGCCGGAGCCGCCGACCAGGACGGGGCTGCACGGTGA
- the xseA gene encoding exodeoxyribonuclease VII large subunit, translated as MAIEQGPPTADNPWPVALLGAKLRDWIDRLGTAWVEGEITQWNVAGGNVYGKLKDVEVDATVSFSIWSSVRTRVPADLKQGDRVVAAVKPNYWVKGGSLTMQVVEMKHVGLGDLLERLERLRRTLAEEGLFDPSRKKRLPFLPHRIGLITGKDSDAEKDVKRNAQLRWPQVEFRTVHTAVQGERAVGEVTAAIVELDTDPTVDVIIVARGGGDFQNLLGFSDEGLVRTAAAATTPIVSAIGHEADRPILDEVADLRASTPTDAAKRVVPDVAEELANVRQARARLGLRLSHVLSVEADRIAALRSRPALASTAWLVDTRAEEVARDLSRARELLDRRLERSHADVGHLTARLRALSPRDTLRRGYAIVQTADGDVVRGSADLDGATSVHVTLGAGTATGTLEPDGPGPDGSGA; from the coding sequence ATGGCGATCGAACAGGGGCCCCCGACGGCCGACAACCCGTGGCCCGTCGCGCTGCTCGGCGCGAAGCTGCGCGACTGGATCGACCGGCTCGGCACCGCCTGGGTCGAGGGCGAGATCACGCAGTGGAACGTCGCCGGCGGCAACGTCTACGGCAAGCTCAAGGACGTCGAGGTCGACGCGACCGTGTCGTTCTCGATCTGGTCGAGCGTGCGGACGCGGGTGCCTGCGGACCTGAAGCAGGGCGACCGGGTGGTCGCCGCCGTCAAGCCGAACTACTGGGTCAAGGGCGGCTCCCTGACCATGCAGGTCGTCGAGATGAAGCACGTCGGCCTCGGTGACCTGCTCGAACGCCTCGAACGGCTGCGCCGGACGCTGGCCGAGGAGGGCCTGTTCGACCCGTCCCGCAAGAAGCGCCTGCCGTTCCTGCCGCACCGCATCGGGCTGATCACCGGCAAGGACTCCGACGCCGAGAAGGACGTCAAGCGGAACGCGCAGCTGCGCTGGCCGCAGGTCGAGTTCCGGACCGTCCACACCGCTGTGCAGGGCGAGCGCGCCGTGGGCGAGGTCACCGCGGCGATCGTCGAGCTCGACACGGACCCCACCGTCGACGTCATCATCGTCGCCCGGGGCGGCGGCGACTTCCAGAACCTGCTCGGCTTCAGTGACGAGGGCCTCGTGCGCACCGCGGCGGCGGCGACGACCCCGATCGTCTCGGCCATCGGGCACGAGGCCGACCGGCCGATCCTCGACGAGGTCGCCGACCTCCGCGCGTCCACCCCGACCGACGCGGCCAAGCGGGTCGTGCCCGACGTCGCCGAGGAGCTCGCGAACGTCCGGCAGGCCCGGGCCCGGCTCGGCCTGCGGCTCTCGCACGTGCTGTCCGTCGAGGCCGACCGGATCGCCGCCCTGCGCTCGCGCCCGGCGCTGGCGTCGACCGCGTGGCTCGTCGACACCCGGGCCGAGGAGGTGGCCCGTGACCTCTCCCGCGCCCGCGAGCTGCTCGACCGCCGGCTCGAGCGGTCGCACGCCGACGTCGGGCACCTGACCGCACGGCTCCGCGCACTGTCCCCGCGGGACACCCTGCGCCGGGGCTACGCCATCGTGCAGACCGCGGACGGCGACGTCGTGCGGGGTTCCGCGGACCTGGACGGTGCCACATCGGTGCACGTGACGCTCGGTGCGGGCACCGCCACCGGGACGCTCGAGCCGGACGGGCCCGGACCGGACGGTTCCGGCGCCTGA
- a CDS encoding 4-hydroxy-3-methylbut-2-enyl diphosphate reductase, with protein sequence MTNGHTVPLAPPRVHAARGRLRDEPVAGAKRVLLAAPRGYCAGVDRAVVAVEKALEQYGEPVYVRKQIVHNVHVVSTLEQRGAVFVDDVAEVPRGAHVVFSAHGVSPAVVAGAADRDLHAIDATCPLVTKVHREATRFARADRTIILIGHAGHEEVEGTMGHAPERTILVNGPEDVAALEVPDPDNLVWLSQTTLSVDETMETVRLLRERFPSIENPPSDDICYATQNRQVAVKKVAPAADLVIVVGSANSSNSVRLVEVALEHGAKAAHRVDYAEEIRQDWLDGVGTVGVTSGASVPEELVTEVLEQLADAGYGTVEEVVTAHEDLMFSLPKELRTDASGNPTRALGGRRS encoded by the coding sequence ATCACCAACGGCCACACGGTCCCGCTCGCCCCGCCCCGGGTGCACGCAGCGCGCGGCCGTCTGCGGGACGAGCCGGTCGCCGGCGCGAAGAGGGTCCTGCTCGCCGCCCCCCGCGGGTACTGCGCCGGGGTGGACCGAGCGGTGGTCGCCGTCGAGAAGGCACTCGAGCAGTACGGCGAGCCCGTCTACGTCCGCAAGCAGATCGTGCACAACGTCCACGTCGTCTCGACGCTCGAGCAGCGCGGCGCCGTGTTCGTCGACGACGTCGCCGAGGTCCCGCGCGGCGCGCACGTCGTCTTCAGTGCGCACGGCGTCTCGCCCGCGGTCGTCGCCGGTGCCGCGGACCGCGACCTGCACGCCATCGACGCGACCTGCCCCCTCGTCACCAAGGTCCACCGCGAGGCCACCCGGTTCGCCAGGGCGGACCGCACGATCATCCTCATCGGGCACGCGGGGCACGAGGAGGTCGAGGGGACCATGGGCCACGCGCCGGAACGCACGATCCTGGTGAACGGGCCGGAGGACGTCGCCGCGCTCGAGGTCCCCGACCCCGACAACCTCGTCTGGCTCTCGCAGACCACGCTGAGCGTCGACGAGACGATGGAGACGGTCCGGCTGCTCCGCGAGCGGTTCCCGTCGATCGAGAACCCGCCGTCGGACGACATCTGCTACGCCACCCAGAACCGCCAGGTCGCGGTGAAGAAGGTCGCGCCCGCTGCCGACCTCGTCATCGTGGTCGGGTCGGCCAACTCGTCGAACAGCGTCCGTCTGGTCGAGGTCGCGCTCGAGCACGGTGCGAAGGCGGCCCACCGCGTCGACTACGCCGAGGAGATCCGCCAGGACTGGCTCGACGGGGTCGGCACCGTGGGCGTCACGAGCGGTGCGTCCGTGCCCGAGGAACTCGTCACCGAGGTGCTCGAGCAGCTCGCGGACGCCGGGTACGGCACCGTGGAAGAGGTCGTCACGGCGCACGAGGACCTGATGTTCTCGCTCCCGAAGGAGCTCCGCACCGACGCGTCGGGCAACCCGACGCGCGCGCTCGGCGGGCGTCGCTCGTGA
- a CDS encoding DUF6264 family protein, protein MADTSSGREARPAPDTSAAGGAGGRVHGTPAPEYGEYAPAGWVNPVLVEQERRATEERERAARAEPATPSQRSAPGRAPAQRPDGRPAGTALPTSRYGASQFDFVVTVGLLAFGLFSVLQSLAVTEVASRVREAFRQQGLQLSDPGALSTAAVVGAISSVVVFALVAWWSLRRLRARKWTFWVPLLGGGVASLISLVAFVLVMFQDPGFVQALLQQSGA, encoded by the coding sequence GTGGCGGACACGTCGTCCGGCCGGGAGGCCCGCCCCGCGCCCGACACGTCGGCGGCCGGTGGCGCGGGCGGCCGGGTCCACGGCACACCGGCGCCGGAGTACGGCGAGTACGCGCCGGCAGGCTGGGTGAACCCGGTGCTCGTCGAGCAGGAGCGGCGGGCGACCGAGGAGCGCGAGCGCGCAGCTCGCGCGGAACCCGCGACGCCGTCGCAGCGCAGCGCTCCGGGTCGGGCCCCTGCGCAGCGACCGGACGGTCGGCCGGCAGGGACCGCGCTGCCCACCAGTCGGTACGGTGCGTCTCAGTTCGACTTCGTGGTGACGGTCGGTCTGCTGGCGTTCGGGCTGTTCTCGGTCCTGCAGTCCCTCGCCGTCACCGAGGTCGCATCGAGGGTCCGGGAGGCCTTCCGGCAGCAGGGCCTCCAGCTGTCCGACCCGGGGGCCCTGTCGACCGCGGCGGTCGTCGGGGCGATCAGCAGCGTCGTCGTCTTCGCGCTCGTCGCCTGGTGGTCGCTGCGGCGGTTGCGCGCACGGAAGTGGACGTTCTGGGTGCCGCTGCTCGGCGGGGGCGTCGCGTCGCTGATCAGCCTCGTCGCCTTCGTCCTGGTGATGTTCCAGGACCCGGGCTTCGTGCAGGCCCTGCTGCAGCAGTCCGGCGCCTGA
- a CDS encoding TetR family transcriptional regulator, which yields MARWAPDTRERLRGAALELFAERGFAATTVPEIVERAGVTRRTFFRHFSDKREVFFGDDEIPVLASRMIAAAPAGAPPMTVVVDGLRQLAAERFDPRRDQVLAARRIISAEPDLRERDLRKQEDLRQAVREGFRRRGVDDRTARVVAGVTVLVLQTALEAWLDDADGAPLTDHLDATVDQVTSMLAPGP from the coding sequence ATGGCGAGATGGGCACCCGACACCCGCGAGCGGTTGCGCGGTGCAGCGCTGGAGCTTTTCGCGGAGCGGGGTTTCGCGGCGACGACGGTCCCGGAGATCGTCGAGCGCGCGGGCGTCACGCGTCGGACGTTCTTCCGGCACTTCAGCGACAAGCGCGAGGTCTTCTTCGGGGACGACGAGATCCCCGTACTGGCCTCCCGGATGATCGCGGCGGCTCCGGCCGGAGCGCCCCCGATGACCGTGGTCGTCGACGGACTCCGGCAGCTCGCAGCCGAACGGTTCGACCCCCGGCGCGACCAGGTGCTCGCGGCGCGGCGGATCATCAGCGCGGAACCCGACCTGCGCGAGCGCGACCTGCGGAAGCAGGAGGACCTGCGGCAGGCGGTCCGGGAGGGCTTCCGTCGCCGCGGCGTGGACGACCGTACCGCGCGGGTCGTCGCCGGCGTGACGGTCCTCGTCCTGCAGACCGCACTCGAGGCCTGGCTCGACGACGCAGATGGTGCGCCGCTCACCGACCACCTCGACGCGACCGTCGACCAGGTCACGTCGATGCTCGCCCCCGGTCCCTGA
- a CDS encoding zinc-binding alcohol dehydrogenase family protein encodes MAPGAITLDERPTVPDHSAAVLREPRGALVVDRLPVPEPADDEVVVRVRAVAVNPVDWVIQGTGPVTYRWLRTPAVLGSDVAGEVVAVGPAVTRFRTGDRVVGLATGTDRGRDPLHEGAFQEHTALLERLTAAIPDDVSFDRAAVLPLGASTAACALFQPKHLGLPLPGAADASSDRSGVVVVWGGSTSVGMNAVQLARAAGYTVVSTASPRNADTVRSLGAEVVVDHGSPTAVDDLVAAVAGRPVVGAVAFGTTSTAACIAVLRRTGGTVLAMASTPVSLDRIAGRRRLFPGMLPVFTRIGLTTVALTLRARRAGIRAAFVWGSSLRDDDLGPELWGRVLPEGLADGSIRPMPEPLVVGHGLDAVQGAVDRQRAGVSARKVVVTL; translated from the coding sequence ATGGCACCCGGTGCCATCACCCTCGACGAAAGGCCCACCGTGCCCGACCACTCCGCCGCTGTCCTGCGCGAACCCCGGGGCGCCCTCGTCGTCGACCGGCTCCCGGTTCCCGAGCCCGCCGACGACGAGGTCGTCGTCCGCGTCCGGGCCGTGGCGGTCAACCCCGTGGACTGGGTGATCCAGGGCACGGGGCCCGTCACCTACCGCTGGCTCCGCACGCCGGCGGTGCTCGGTTCCGACGTCGCGGGCGAGGTCGTCGCGGTGGGCCCGGCGGTCACGCGCTTCCGGACGGGGGACCGCGTGGTCGGCCTGGCGACGGGCACCGATCGGGGGCGTGACCCGCTGCACGAGGGCGCGTTCCAGGAGCACACGGCGCTCCTCGAACGCCTGACCGCCGCGATCCCCGACGACGTGTCGTTCGACCGCGCCGCTGTCCTGCCGCTCGGTGCGTCGACCGCCGCGTGCGCGCTGTTCCAGCCGAAGCACCTCGGGCTCCCGCTGCCCGGTGCCGCCGACGCGTCGTCCGACCGGTCCGGCGTCGTCGTGGTCTGGGGCGGCTCGACGAGCGTCGGGATGAACGCCGTGCAACTCGCCCGGGCCGCCGGGTACACGGTCGTGAGCACCGCCTCGCCCCGCAACGCCGACACCGTGCGGTCGCTCGGCGCGGAGGTCGTCGTCGACCACGGGTCGCCGACGGCGGTCGACGACCTCGTCGCGGCCGTCGCCGGACGGCCGGTCGTCGGAGCGGTCGCCTTCGGGACGACCTCGACCGCCGCCTGCATCGCGGTGCTGCGGCGCACCGGCGGCACGGTGCTGGCGATGGCGAGCACGCCGGTGTCGCTCGACCGGATCGCCGGGCGACGGCGACTCTTCCCGGGGATGCTGCCGGTGTTCACCAGGATCGGGCTCACCACGGTGGCGCTCACCCTGCGGGCACGCCGGGCCGGCATCCGGGCCGCGTTCGTGTGGGGGAGCAGCCTCCGCGACGACGACCTGGGGCCGGAGCTGTGGGGTCGGGTCCTGCCCGAGGGGCTCGCGGACGGCTCGATCCGCCCGATGCCCGAGCCGCTCGTCGTCGGGCACGGACTCGACGCCGTCCAGGGCGCCGTCGACCGGCAGCGCGCAGGGGTGTCCGCGCGCAAGGTCGTCGTGACGCTCTGA
- a CDS encoding M18 family aminopeptidase → MTTDAIASSFAQYVTESPTAFHAAAVARDQLVAAGFTELSELDAWPTEAGAYVVVRDGAVIAWRLPESAVATTPFRILGAHTDSPGFRIKPNPTVRVGGWEQLNVEVYGGALLSTWFDRDLRIAGRVVDADGSVRLVSTDAVARIPNLAIHLDRGVNDGKEIDRQRHTLPVVGTDGTAGGTDVLAWLRGRLGDDAVSWDLFLADTQAPARIGIDREFLASGRMDNLTSVHAGLRGIIDAPADGDHIPVFAAFDHEEIGSSTPSGAGGPFLEDVLGRVQEGLGATRSEAARAFRASWLLSSDAGHLVHPNQPEKHDPTNRPRPGAGPLLKISANQRYMTEAKGAAVWSAACDAAGVSWQPFVNVNTIPGGSTIGPIAATRLGIPTIDIGVGLLSMHSVRELVHVDDLAALHGAVAAFLAG, encoded by the coding sequence GTGACCACCGACGCCATCGCCTCCTCGTTCGCCCAGTACGTCACCGAGTCCCCAACCGCGTTCCACGCGGCCGCGGTCGCACGGGACCAGCTCGTGGCGGCCGGGTTCACCGAGCTGTCGGAGCTCGACGCCTGGCCGACCGAGGCCGGCGCCTACGTCGTCGTGCGTGACGGGGCCGTCATCGCCTGGCGGCTCCCGGAGTCGGCCGTGGCGACCACCCCGTTCCGGATCCTCGGCGCGCACACCGACTCCCCCGGGTTCCGCATCAAGCCGAACCCGACCGTGCGCGTCGGCGGCTGGGAGCAGCTCAACGTCGAGGTCTACGGCGGCGCGCTCCTGTCGACGTGGTTCGACCGCGACCTCCGCATCGCCGGCCGCGTTGTCGACGCCGACGGCTCGGTGCGCCTCGTGTCGACCGACGCCGTTGCCCGGATCCCGAACCTCGCGATCCACCTCGACCGCGGGGTGAACGACGGCAAGGAGATCGACCGGCAGCGCCACACCCTGCCGGTCGTCGGCACGGACGGCACCGCCGGCGGCACCGACGTGCTCGCGTGGCTGCGCGGTCGGCTCGGGGACGACGCGGTGTCGTGGGACCTCTTCCTGGCGGACACGCAGGCCCCGGCACGGATCGGCATCGACCGGGAGTTCCTCGCGTCCGGTCGGATGGACAACCTGACGAGCGTGCACGCCGGGCTCCGCGGGATCATCGACGCACCGGCCGACGGCGACCACATCCCGGTCTTCGCGGCGTTCGACCACGAGGAGATCGGCTCGTCGACCCCGTCCGGTGCGGGCGGTCCGTTCCTCGAGGACGTCCTCGGCCGCGTGCAGGAGGGCCTCGGCGCGACCCGCTCCGAGGCCGCGCGGGCGTTCCGCGCCTCGTGGCTGCTGTCGAGCGACGCCGGCCACCTGGTGCACCCGAACCAGCCCGAGAAGCACGACCCGACCAACCGTCCGCGTCCGGGTGCGGGTCCGCTCCTGAAGATCAGCGCCAACCAGCGCTACATGACCGAGGCGAAGGGTGCAGCCGTCTGGTCCGCCGCGTGCGATGCCGCCGGGGTGTCCTGGCAGCCGTTCGTCAACGTGAACACGATCCCCGGCGGCTCGACCATCGGGCCGATCGCGGCGACCCGGCTCGGCATCCCGACGATCGACATCGGCGTCGGCCTGCTGTCGATGCACTCGGTGCGCGAGCTCGTGCACGTCGACGACCTCGCGGCACTGCACGGCGCGGTCGCTGCCTTCCTGGCGGGGTAG